The Streptomyces achromogenes DNA segment CCGACTTGTCCTTGTCGTCCTTGACCGAGGTGAGCAGCCCGGCCATGTACTCGGCGGGGTGGTTCGCCTTCAGGTAGGCGGTCCAGTACGAGACCAGGCCGTACGCGGCGGAGTGCGCCTTGTTGAAGGCGTATCCGGCGAACGGGACCAGCACGTCCCACAGGGCCTTGATCGCCTCGTCGCTGTAGCCGTTCTTCTTGGCGCCGGCCTGGAAGATGGTGAAGTTCTTCGCCAGCTCGTCGGGCTTCTTCTTGCCCATCACACGGCGCAGGATGTCGGCCTCGCCCAGCGAGTACCCGGCGATGATCTGCGCGGCCTTCTGCACCTGCTCCTGGTAGACGATCAGGCCGTAGGTGACGGCCAGGACCTCTTCGAGGGGCTCTTCCAGCTCCGGGTGGATCGGCGTGATCTCCTGGAGCTTGTTCTTGCGCAGCGCGTAGTTGGTGTGCGAGTCCATGCCCATCGGGCCCGGACGGTAGAGCGCGGAGACGGCGGAGATGTCCTCGAAGTTGTCGGGCTTCATCAGACGCAGCAGCGAGCGCATGGGGCCGCCGTCGAACTGGAAGACGCCGAGGGTCTCACCGCGCTGGAGGAGTTCGAAGGTCTTCGGGTCGTCGAGCGGCAGGGCCAGCAGGTCGAGGTCGACGCCCTTGTTGGACTTCACCATCTTGACGGCGTCGTCCATGATCGTCAGGTTGCGCAGGCCGAGGAAGTCCATCTTCAGCAGGCCGAGCGACTCGCACTGCGGGTAGTCCCACTGGGTGATGGTCACGCCGTCCGTGTGCCGCACCCAGATCGGGGCGTGGTCGACGATCGGCTCGCTGGACATGATCACGCCGGCCGCGTGCACGCCCATCTGCCGGACCAGGCCCTCGACGCCCTTGGCGGTGTCGATGACCTTCTTGACGTCCGGCTCGTTCTCGTACATCGCGCGGATCTCGCCCGCCTCGCCGTACCGCGGATGCGAGGGGTCGGTGATGCCGTTGAGGTCGATGCCCTTGCCCAGGACGTCGGCGGGCATGGCCTTGGTGAGGCGGTCGCCCATCGCGTACGGGTAGCCCAGCACGCGCGCGGAGTCCTTGATCGCGTTCTTGGCCTTGATCTTGCCGTAGGTGCCGATCATGGCGACCTTGTCGGCGCCGTACTTCTCGGTCACGTACCGGATCACCTCGACGCGCCTGCGCTCGTCGAAGTCGATGTCGACGTCGGGCATGGAGACGCGCTCGGGGTTGAGGAACCGCTCGAAGATCAGGCCGTGCGGGATCGGGTCGAGGTCGGTGATGCCCATCGCGTAGGCGACGATCGAACCGGCCGCGGAGCCACGCCCGGGACCGACCGCGATGCCGTTCTTCTTCGCCCACATGATGAAGTCGGCGACGACGAGGAAGTAACCCGGGAACCCCATCTGGATGATGACGTCCATCTCGTACTCGACCTGCTTCTGGCGGTCCTCGGGGACGCCGCCCGGGAAGCGGCGGTCCATCCCCCGGCGGACCTCCTCCTTGAACCAGGTGATCTCGGTGAAGCCGTCGGGGATGTCGAACTTCGGCATGAGGTTCTTCGCCTCGAACATGCCGGTGGTGTCGATCTGCTCCGCCACCAGGAGGGTGTTGGCGCAGCCCTCCTGCCAGGCGTCCGAGGAGTCGATGGCGTACATCTCGTCCGTGGACTTCAGGTAGTAGCCGGTGCCGTCGAAGCGGAAGCGGTCCGGGTCCGAGAGGTTCTTGCCGGTCTGGATGCACAGCAGCGCGTCGTGCGCGGTCGCCTCGTGCGCGTACGTGTAGTGCGAGTCGTTGGTGACCAGCGGCGGGATGCCGAGCTTCTTGCCGATCTCCAGCAGGCCGTCGCGGACCCGGTGCTCGATGTCGATGCCGTGGTCCATCAGCTCCAGGAAGTACCGGTCCTTGCCGAAGATGTCCTGGTACTCGGCGGCCGACTTCAGGGCCTCGTCGAACTGGCCGAGGCGCAGCCGGGTCTGGAGCTCGCCGGAGGGGCAGCCGGTGGAGGCGATGAGCCCCTCGGACCACTGGGAGATGGTCTCCTTGTCCATCCGGGGCCACTTCTGGAGCCAGCCCTCGGCGTACGCGTCCGAGGAGAGCTTGAAGAGGTTGTGCAGGCCCGTCGCGTTCGCCGCCCAGATCGTCTTGTGGGTGTAGCCACCGGAACCGGAGACGTCGTCGCGCTTCTGGTGCGGCTGGCCCCACTGGATCTTGCGCTTGTTGCGCCGCGACTCGGGGGCGACGTACGCCTCGATCCGCGATGATCGGGGTCACGCCCGCCTTCTTCGCGGTGTGGAAGAAGTCGTAGGCCCCGTGGAGGTTGCCGTGGTCGGACATGGCGATGTGGGTCATGCCCATCTCGTTGCACGCGTCGAACATGTCCTTGAGCCGCGCGGCACCGTCCAGCAGCGAGTACTGGGTGTGGACGTGCAGGTGCGTGAACGGCGGCTTTGACACGGCTGCGGCCTCCAGGGGAAACACGGATCGACTGGCGTCCCACCGGTTGCGGGCGGTCGGGGGGACAGCGTCGAAGTCTATGCCCGACCACTGACACACGGACCGCCGCGCCGCGTACCTTCACCGGAGGGAAACGGGCACTCCCGCGTACCTTCGTCCGTTGGAGACGGCAGAGACGCCGTCGTACACGTCATGCACCAGGAGGCACCCAGCGATGTCGGTTCCGCAGCTCGACGACGAGCACCGCGGCGAGCAGATCCTCGCCGTCTTCGACACCGCGTTCGGCGAGCTCCTGGCCGCCGACCCGGCCGCGTTCCGCGTGAAGTTCCGGAAGATGGCGGCCTCGGCGTTCGCGTTCTACCGGGGCACGGCCGGCCTCTTCTACCACGACCTGGACGCGGAGAAGCGGGGCGGCCCGTTCCTGGACGAGCGCACCTCGCGCGTGTGGATCCACGGAGACCTGCACGCGGAGAACTTCGGCACGTACATGGACGCCAACGGCCGGCTGATCTTCAACGTCAACGACTTCGACGAGGCCTACGTCGGCCCCTTCACCTGGGACCTCAAGCGTCTCTCCGCCTCCCTCGCCCTCATCGGGTACGCGAAGGCGCTCGGCGACGACCAGATCACGGAGCTGGTGGAGGTCTACGCGGGCGCGTACCGCGAGCGCATCCACGCGCTGGCCACCGGCGCGAAGAGCGACGAGGTGCCGCCCTTCACCCTGGACACCGCCCAGGGCCCGCTGCTGGACGCCCTGCGCGACGCCCGCTCGCTGACCCGCTTCGGCCTGCTGGACTCGATGACGGAGATCCGTGACTTCGAGCGCCGCTTCGCGCCCGGCGGCGGCTCCATCGAGCTGGACGCCGCCACCCGCTACAAGGTGCTCGCCGCCTTCGACGGCTACCTGGAGACGCTGCCGGAGACGTCGCTGGCCCGCCCGGACTCCTACCGGGTCAAGGACGTCGTCGGCCGCCGCGGCATCGGCATCGGCTCGGCCGGTCTGCCGTCGTACAACATCCTTCTGGAGGGCCACAGCGACGCCCTGGAGAACGACGTCGTGATCTACATCAAGCAGGCGCAGACCCCGGCCGTCTCCCGGCACATCACCGACCCGGCGATCCGCGGCTACTTCCAGCACGAGGGCCACCGCACGGTGATCTCCCAGCGCGCCCTCCAGCAGCACGCGGACCCGTGGCTGGGCTGGACCGAGCTCGGCGGCGCCGGCCAGCTGGTCGCCGAGGTCTCGCCGTACGCGGTCGACCTGGACTGGGGTGACATCGACGACCCGGAGGAGATCGCGGGCGTCGTCGCCGACCTGGGCCGGGCCACCGCCACCATGCACGCGGCGGCGGACGACACCTCCGGCGAGTCCCTGGTCCCGTTCTCCACCGAGCGGGCCATCGACGCGGCGATCGCGGCCGACGAGGAAGGCTTCGCACCCCTCCTGGTCGACTTCGCGCACGGCTACGGCGCACGCGCGCGTGCCGACCACCAGATCTTCGTCGACCTGTTCCGCAACGGCCGGATTCCGGGTCTGTGACAGTAGGCCTTCTCACAGGGACTCTTTAGGGGTCTCCTACCGCGGTACGTGACACACTCTCCTGCGCCATGGACATATCCGGGACCCGCCTCAGAGCCGTACGCGCGGCGCTCTTCACGGCCTTCGTCGTGACGCTCAGCGCCGCGTCGCACGTGCTGCTGTCGCGGGCCCCCCTGCCGCTCAACACGGTGGCCGCCGTCGCGGTCGCCGTGTTCGCCCTCGCCTACGCCCTCGCCGGCCGCGAGCGCGGCTTCGGGCGGATCGCCGCCCTGCTGATCCCGCTGGAACTGGCGGCCGACACCGTCTTCACCACCGGCCAGCACGTCTGCTACGGCCGGGCCGGCGGCCCGGTCGCCGGCCCGCTGGCCTCGATCGGCTGGGACGTGCTGTGCGGCGACGGCACCCGCGTCGGCTCTCCACTGGCACAGGTCGCGGGCGGTCCCGGCCCCACGGGGCTGGGCGGACACCTCGCCCAGGTCCACCCGGCCGCCGCCTGGCTGCTGCTCGCCGCGCACATCTGCGTCGGCCTGGTCGCCGCCGCCTGGCTGCGCCGGGGCGAGCGGGCTCTCGTCCAGCTGCTGCGGGCGGCCACCGCGACCACCTTCCGGCCCCTGCTGATCGCGGTGGCCGCCGTGAACGTACGACGCGCCCCGGCGGCCCGCCGCCTGCCGCGGCCCGCGCACCGCGCGGCCACCGTCCGTGACCGGTTGCTCGTGCACTCCCTGGGACGGCGTGGACCGCCGCGCTCGCCCGCCACGGTCTGAACGGACCACACGTCCGCACGAAGACACGTCCGCACGGACACACGTCCGCGCAGAGACACCTCTGCACGGAGACGTCTGCACGGACACGTCTGCACGGACACGGCTGCACAGCCCGGGCACGCCGAGCACCACCTCCAGTACCAGAGTCCCCACACGAACTTCCGCGTACGACGTGTGCGCGTCCCTTTTGGAGATCACCATGAGCAAGCGGAACAGCGCGGCGGCGAAGACGGCGGCCCGGGAGCGGCTGCGCATCGAGCGCGAGCGCGAGGCCAAGCGCGCCAAGACCAAGCGCCAGATCGTCGTCGCCCTCTCGGTCGTCGGCGTACTGGCCGCGGCCGGCGGCATAGGCTACGCCGTCGTCCAGGCCAACAAGCCCAGCTACTGGGAAGAGGCGAAGGACGCCAAGGTCGTCGCCCCCGCCAACACCTCGGGCACCAACGGCACGACGGTCATGCTCGGCAAGAGCACGGCCAAGAAGGTCCTCAAGATGTACGAGGACCCCCGCTGCCCGATCTGCGCGCAGTTCGAGCAGACGGTCGGGTCGACGGTCGAGAAGGACCTCGACGCGGGCAAGTTCAAGATCCAGTACATCGGCGCCTCGTTCCTGGACGGCGACCGGCTCAGCGACGGCACGATCGGTTCGCGCGGCGAGGGTTCCAAGAACGCGCTGAGCGCCATGGGCGCCGCGCTGAACGTGAGCACGGACGCGTTCATGGAGTACAAGACCGCGCTCTACTCGGCGAAGTGGCACCCGGACGAGTCGGAGGACAAGTTCAAGAGTGACAGCTACCTCATCGAGGTGGCCGACACGGTCCCCGCGCTGAAGGGCAACACGAAGTTCCAGAACGCCGTCAAGAGCGGTACCTACGACGCCTGGGCGCTCGCGATGTCGAAGACCTTCGACACCAACAAGGACGACGTCAACGGCACCCCCTCCCTGGTCATGGACGGCAAGAAGCTCACGGCTCCCAACAGTCAGAACGCCCCCATGTCGCGTCGCCGACTACACCACGGCGATCACGGCGGCCCTCAAGGGCTGATCCCAGTCCCCCACCCCGCAGGCAGGCATTCCGTCTGATCCTCGGAAGGCCCCCCGCCTCACGGTCGCGGCCGTGGGGGCCGGTTCCTGACGCGCAGTCGAAGAGCGGGCGAACTTCTTTCCGGTTCGCCCGCTCTCGGTTGTACTCGTCAGTAATCTGATTGTCCGTGACCAGTCGATACAGATCCTCCACGAGCGCCGACGTTCCGTCAGAGCGCCCCGACTCCCTTTCCCCGCGCCGCCGTACGGTCGTCAAGGCCGCGGCGGCGACCGTCGTCCTGGCCGGACCGCTCGCCGCCGCGCTCCCGGCCCGCGCCGCCGCGGAGACCCCGGCGTTCCTGCACGGCCTCGCCTCCGGCGACCCGCTGCCCGACGGCATCCTGCTGTGGACCCGGGTGACGCCTGCCGCCGAGGCGACACCGGGCTCCGGACTCGGCCCGGACACCGAGGTGAGCTGGGTCGTCGCCACGGACAGGGCGCTGACGAACGTCGTCAACAAGGGCTCGACCACCGCCACCGCCGCCTCCGACCACACCGTCAAGGCCGACATCCGCGGCCTTCAGCCGGCCACCGACTACTACTTCCGCTTCTCGGCGGGCGGCGCCCGGACCCCGGTGGCGCGTACCCGCACCGCGCCCGCGGCGGACGCCGCCGTGACGGGTCTGCGCTTCGGCGTGGTCTCCTGCGCCAACTGGGAGGCCGGCTACTTCTCCTCGTACCGCCACCTGGCGGCCCGCGGCGACCTGGACGCCTGGCTGCATCTCGGCGACTACATCTACGAGTACGGCACCGGCCAGTACGGGGCGCGCGGCGCCGTCGTACGGCAGACGTCGCCCACCCACGAGATCCTCACGCTCGCCGACTACCGCACCCGGCACGGCCTGTACAAGACGGACCCCGACCTTCAGGCGCTGCACGTGAAGGCCCCGGTCATCGCGATATGGGACGACCACGAGTTCGCCAACGACACCTGGTCCGGCGGCGCCGAGAACCACACCGAGGGCGCGGAGGGCGCCTGGTCGGCCCGTCAG contains these protein-coding regions:
- a CDS encoding DUF2252 domain-containing protein, which codes for MSVPQLDDEHRGEQILAVFDTAFGELLAADPAAFRVKFRKMAASAFAFYRGTAGLFYHDLDAEKRGGPFLDERTSRVWIHGDLHAENFGTYMDANGRLIFNVNDFDEAYVGPFTWDLKRLSASLALIGYAKALGDDQITELVEVYAGAYRERIHALATGAKSDEVPPFTLDTAQGPLLDALRDARSLTRFGLLDSMTEIRDFERRFAPGGGSIELDAATRYKVLAAFDGYLETLPETSLARPDSYRVKDVVGRRGIGIGSAGLPSYNILLEGHSDALENDVVIYIKQAQTPAVSRHITDPAIRGYFQHEGHRTVISQRALQQHADPWLGWTELGGAGQLVAEVSPYAVDLDWGDIDDPEEIAGVVADLGRATATMHAAADDTSGESLVPFSTERAIDAAIAADEEGFAPLLVDFAHGYGARARADHQIFVDLFRNGRIPGL
- a CDS encoding alkaline phosphatase D family protein, whose product is MTSRYRSSTSADVPSERPDSLSPRRRTVVKAAAATVVLAGPLAAALPARAAAETPAFLHGLASGDPLPDGILLWTRVTPAAEATPGSGLGPDTEVSWVVATDRALTNVVNKGSTTATAASDHTVKADIRGLQPATDYYFRFSAGGARTPVARTRTAPAADAAVTGLRFGVVSCANWEAGYFSSYRHLAARGDLDAWLHLGDYIYEYGTGQYGARGAVVRQTSPTHEILTLADYRTRHGLYKTDPDLQALHVKAPVIAIWDDHEFANDTWSGGAENHTEGAEGAWSARQAAAKQAYFEWMPVRPAIAGTTYRRLRFGKLADLSLLDLRSFRSQQVKVGNGTVDDPDRTITGRAQLDWLKAGLKGSDTTWRLVGNSVMISPFVIGSLSADLFKPLAKLLGLPQDGLGLNTDQWDGYTDDRRELLAHLRANAIRNTVFLTGDIHMAWANDVPVDAGTYPLSASAATEFVVTSVTSDNLDDIVKVPEGTLTAIASPVIRAANRHVHFVDTDRHGYGVLDITAERAQMDYYVLSDRTKADATSSWARSYRTRSGTQKVERTYDPV